A single window of Paenibacillus sp. SYP-B4298 DNA harbors:
- a CDS encoding type II toxin-antitoxin system PemK/MazF family toxin: MIVKRGDVFFADLSPVVGSEQGGVRPVLVIQNDIGNRFSPTVIVAAITAQIQKAKLPTHVEIDAATHEFDRDSVILLEQIRTIDKQRLTDKITHLDDETMRKVDEALQISVGLIDF; the protein is encoded by the coding sequence TTGATCGTAAAACGAGGCGATGTGTTTTTTGCTGACTTGTCACCGGTGGTTGGCTCGGAGCAGGGAGGAGTGCGTCCTGTTCTTGTGATACAAAATGATATCGGCAATCGATTCAGCCCCACTGTGATCGTTGCGGCCATCACGGCGCAAATTCAGAAGGCCAAACTCCCGACACATGTGGAGATTGATGCGGCTACACATGAATTTGACCGAGATTCGGTCATCTTGCTGGAGCAGATCAGAACGATCGACAAGCAAAGATTAACAGACAAAATTACGCATCTGGATGATGAGACGATGCGTAAGGTCGATGAAGCGCTGCAGATCAGTGTTGGCCTTATCGACTTTTAG
- a CDS encoding ABC transporter ATP-binding protein: MSPIAVKLENLKKTFKGTLIFENVTLELHEGRIYGFLGYNGSGKSVLFKIICGFLRPDEGNVEVFGKKIGKDIDFPESTGVIIETPGFLEDYSAYRNLKFLASIRNDIHTEQIHKVLETVGLDSASKQPVKKFSLGMRQRLAIAQAIMEKPKLLILDEPFNGLDKQGVERMRNLLLDMKRSGTTMLLTSHMSEDIELLCDHRFEFNNKMLEPVSS, from the coding sequence ATGAGTCCAATCGCTGTTAAATTAGAGAACCTAAAAAAAACGTTCAAAGGCACTCTGATTTTTGAAAACGTAACGCTGGAGCTTCACGAGGGAAGAATATACGGTTTTCTCGGTTACAATGGTTCAGGTAAATCGGTTTTATTTAAAATCATTTGTGGTTTTCTCCGACCAGATGAAGGGAATGTGGAGGTTTTTGGCAAGAAAATTGGGAAAGATATAGATTTTCCTGAGAGCACGGGTGTCATTATCGAAACGCCTGGTTTTTTGGAGGACTACTCTGCATATCGCAACTTGAAGTTTCTGGCGTCGATTCGTAATGATATTCATACTGAACAGATTCATAAGGTCTTGGAGACAGTAGGGCTGGATAGCGCTAGTAAGCAACCTGTCAAAAAATTCTCGCTCGGAATGAGACAGAGACTAGCCATCGCACAAGCAATTATGGAGAAGCCCAAGTTATTAATTCTGGATGAGCCGTTTAACGGCTTGGACAAACAAGGTGTAGAGCGGATGAGAAACTTGCTCTTAGATATGAAAAGAAGCGGAACCACCATGTTGTTGACGAGTCATATGAGTGAAGACATCGAGTTATTATGTGATCATAGATTTGAATTTAACAACAAAATGCTGGAGCCTGTATCTTCATGA
- a CDS encoding response regulator, whose amino-acid sequence MYRLLIVDDEEIITDSLYEVFQQMMAGKLDVCRAYSAKEALDWLARTRIDIILTDIRMPGMSGLELSEEIRAYWPRCRIIFLTGYSEFHYAYQAIQMPSVRYLLKTEGYSKVTDTVQEVIDELDHSRQIRQRLDQSKERLEALELLAQGEYFRQMLQESDTLAATDTLLGHDFAHLNIAFNPQAPVALALGRLASPHGLSYIEQSERLRSVRLIWDSYMKEQTLSLGIVDKHGDLIWFVQPAAHVEDKLGGHLIPYLEGTLEMVQEACFHSQALRISFTLSGSPCRWSSITEQYERLRKLQQMKLGDGIPVIVKDRVEAEEVASGREGQMLSYRASQLEAHLEGGREQEFIEGLEQLEQYVLHRGDNVQMAVEGYYAAALLLFSHINRLGHYQKISEVGKLMRLDDHASMREGFSYLRQIAKALFGLKKLEARDRTELVIDRICHYIESHLCEELSLVKLAEIHYFNPSYLSRLFKQERGVNLSEYIDKCRIRKAKELLREPEFKVRDVALRVGYEAAHSFTRFFKKVTGMTPQEYRDSLT is encoded by the coding sequence ATGTATAGGCTGCTCATTGTGGATGACGAGGAAATAATTACGGACAGTTTATACGAGGTGTTTCAGCAGATGATGGCAGGCAAGCTGGATGTGTGCCGGGCCTACTCTGCTAAGGAGGCGCTCGACTGGCTGGCGCGTACCCGCATTGATATTATTCTGACCGATATTCGTATGCCTGGTATGAGCGGGCTGGAGCTGAGTGAGGAGATTCGCGCCTATTGGCCGAGATGCCGGATTATTTTCCTGACAGGCTACAGCGAGTTCCACTATGCTTATCAGGCGATCCAGATGCCCAGCGTCCGCTACCTGCTCAAGACGGAGGGTTACTCTAAGGTAACGGATACTGTGCAGGAGGTTATCGATGAGCTGGATCATTCCCGGCAGATCAGGCAGCGGCTGGATCAGTCCAAGGAGCGTCTTGAAGCGCTGGAGCTGCTGGCGCAGGGAGAATATTTCCGGCAGATGCTGCAAGAGAGCGATACGCTCGCAGCTACCGACACGCTGCTCGGTCATGACTTTGCTCATCTGAACATTGCCTTCAACCCGCAAGCGCCGGTAGCCCTTGCCCTCGGGCGGCTGGCCTCCCCCCATGGCCTCTCCTACATTGAACAGAGCGAGCGGCTCCGCTCGGTCAGGCTGATCTGGGACTCTTATATGAAAGAACAGACGCTGAGCCTAGGGATCGTGGACAAGCACGGCGACCTGATCTGGTTCGTGCAGCCGGCTGCCCATGTGGAGGATAAGCTGGGCGGGCATCTGATTCCCTATCTGGAGGGAACACTGGAGATGGTACAGGAGGCTTGCTTCCATTCGCAGGCGCTCCGCATCTCCTTCACACTTAGCGGCAGTCCCTGCCGCTGGAGCAGCATTACCGAGCAGTATGAGCGGTTACGCAAGCTGCAGCAGATGAAGCTGGGGGACGGGATTCCCGTCATCGTCAAGGATCGGGTGGAAGCCGAGGAAGTGGCGAGTGGCAGAGAAGGGCAGATGCTAAGCTACCGGGCCTCACAGCTCGAAGCCCACCTGGAGGGAGGGCGAGAGCAGGAGTTTATAGAAGGGCTGGAACAACTGGAGCAGTATGTACTGCATCGTGGAGACAATGTACAGATGGCAGTAGAGGGCTATTATGCCGCCGCGCTCCTGCTGTTCTCTCATATTAATCGGCTGGGGCATTACCAGAAGATTAGCGAGGTTGGCAAGCTGATGCGTCTGGACGATCACGCCTCGATGAGAGAGGGCTTCAGCTATCTGCGGCAGATTGCCAAGGCGCTGTTTGGCCTGAAGAAGCTGGAAGCGCGCGACCGGACAGAGCTGGTCATTGACCGAATCTGCCATTACATCGAGAGCCATCTGTGCGAGGAGCTGTCGCTCGTCAAGCTGGCCGAAATCCATTATTTCAACCCCTCGTACCTGTCACGTCTCTTCAAGCAGGAACGCGGGGTTAACCTGTCCGAATATATCGACAAATGCCGGATCAGAAAAGCGAAGGAGCTGCTTCGGGAGCCGGAGTTCAAGGTTCGCGATGTGGCATTGAGGGTCGGCTATGAGGCGGCGCATTCCTTCACAAGATTCTTCAAGAAAGTGACCGGGATGACTCCGCAGGAGTATCGGGACAGCCTGACCTGA
- the alr gene encoding alanine racemase, which yields MMSYYRPTRAEISLDALARNLAAFRKALPDGTRLMASVKANAYGHGAVEISREAVRCGVDYLGVAFLDEAISLRQAGITAPILVLGYVPVQALELAREQEITIALFREDVLQAAARLPSSRKRLKVHIKIDTGMGRLGLMPHEPWPSFLEQALNAPGLEVEGLFTHFASADEADKSYAALQHERFTQITDYIASRGWSIPIMHTGNSAAGIDLPAWTGGMLRLGIGMYGLYPSEEVHQQKVRLEPVMSLRSEVVMVKQVPPGWGISYGTRYIAAASEQIGTVPIGYADGYSRMLTGKAQVLVRGRRVPVRGTICMDQLMIALDEAMDAGEPAVQAGEEVVLFGTQGDGCITVEEVADQLGTINYEVTCMLAARVPRVYVRSGQTVAVYNAALI from the coding sequence TTGATGAGTTACTATCGACCGACCCGGGCGGAGATTTCATTGGACGCGCTTGCTCGCAATCTGGCTGCTTTTCGCAAGGCCTTGCCGGATGGGACGCGGCTGATGGCCTCGGTTAAGGCTAACGCTTATGGTCATGGCGCAGTGGAGATTTCCAGAGAAGCCGTGCGGTGTGGAGTCGATTATTTGGGCGTTGCATTTTTGGATGAGGCAATAAGTCTGCGCCAGGCGGGTATTACAGCGCCGATCCTTGTACTGGGCTATGTTCCGGTGCAGGCATTGGAGCTGGCGCGGGAGCAGGAGATTACGATTGCACTGTTTCGCGAGGATGTGCTGCAGGCTGCGGCCAGGCTGCCATCCTCGCGCAAGCGCTTGAAGGTGCACATTAAGATTGATACGGGCATGGGGCGCCTTGGCCTCATGCCACATGAGCCGTGGCCGTCCTTTCTGGAGCAGGCGCTGAATGCGCCTGGCCTGGAGGTGGAGGGGCTGTTTACGCATTTTGCGAGTGCAGACGAGGCGGATAAGAGCTACGCAGCGCTGCAGCATGAGCGATTCACACAGATCACCGATTACATTGCTTCTCGCGGCTGGAGCATCCCGATCATGCACACAGGCAACAGTGCTGCCGGGATTGATCTGCCTGCCTGGACCGGTGGCATGCTGCGGCTGGGCATTGGCATGTATGGGTTGTATCCGTCTGAGGAGGTGCACCAGCAGAAGGTGCGGCTCGAGCCCGTCATGTCGTTGCGCTCGGAGGTCGTCATGGTCAAGCAGGTTCCCCCAGGCTGGGGCATCAGCTACGGCACGCGTTATATCGCTGCTGCTAGCGAACAGATTGGCACGGTGCCGATCGGCTATGCAGATGGCTACAGCCGGATGCTGACTGGCAAGGCACAGGTGCTGGTGCGTGGCCGCAGAGTGCCTGTGCGCGGGACGATCTGCATGGATCAACTGATGATTGCATTGGATGAGGCGATGGATGCCGGAGAGCCTGCTGTACAGGCGGGCGAGGAGGTTGTGCTGTTCGGCACCCAGGGCGATGGATGCATTACGGTTGAAGAGGTGGCGGATCAGCTAGGAACGATTAATTATGAGGTGACGTGCATGCTGGCTGCGCGCGTGCCGCGTGTCTACGTGCGCAGCGGGCAGACGGTAGCCGTGTATAATGCGGCGCTGATATAG
- a CDS encoding extracellular solute-binding protein, whose product MLKLTLISSMLTVVLLECDSQEGGNLADSDPSLSQHSVSFYPEIGLSKHNPPIELTMVRETGEDLEELLRHLPGETLEQNRWTRLYEEVLGIRITYDWTAAGSMYRQKFGVSMASGQLPDVIRVNAEQLRQLSNAGLIQDLSEVYDTYATPLTKRILLEEGSFPFDAATMDGKLMGIPETVSSIEGAMFLWIRSDWLTKFGLKPPQTMEDVLMISKAFTERDPDHNGLHDSYGLALADYLWSPVVGIKGFMAGYGAYPNIWVEDGNGRLVFGGIQPEVKQALLALQAMYRQEQLDPEFAWKDGNKAKSLIAQGKIGMMYGEQWGSFFVQPSREADPQADWRAYPIVSVSGEAPKIPLMQQTGHFYAVKKDYPHPEAIVKLFNLHLEKNWGKTAEYDTYYSTPYPAWQLSPVTPYPPKKNLTAYLELEQYRRSGDNNNLNGEARAIQNKLDQYYSSRGVSSTGWGWERTYGPGGAFSILDQYEQNGQLLYDLYAGPITEAMIERQEMLSNLQHEAYINIILGDPIEEFDQFVEEWNNLGGERMTREVNQWYEGNKRS is encoded by the coding sequence ATGCTAAAGCTTACCCTTATTTCCTCCATGCTGACCGTCGTGCTGCTGGAGTGTGATAGTCAGGAGGGAGGTAATCTGGCCGACTCCGACCCCTCCCTCTCCCAGCATAGCGTCTCATTTTATCCCGAGATTGGCTTAAGCAAGCATAACCCGCCTATAGAGCTCACGATGGTAAGGGAGACGGGCGAGGATCTGGAGGAGCTGCTCCGTCATCTGCCAGGCGAGACGTTAGAGCAGAATCGCTGGACCCGGCTCTATGAGGAGGTGCTGGGCATCCGCATCACCTATGATTGGACGGCCGCGGGCAGCATGTACAGGCAGAAATTCGGCGTCTCCATGGCTTCGGGTCAATTACCGGATGTCATCCGGGTCAATGCGGAGCAGTTGAGACAGCTCTCCAATGCGGGCTTGATTCAGGATTTGTCAGAGGTCTATGATACCTATGCGACACCGCTAACGAAGCGTATCTTACTAGAGGAGGGCAGCTTCCCGTTCGACGCGGCTACGATGGATGGCAAGCTGATGGGGATTCCAGAGACCGTATCGTCAATTGAAGGAGCGATGTTTCTGTGGATTCGTTCGGATTGGTTAACCAAGTTCGGACTGAAGCCTCCCCAAACGATGGAGGATGTGTTGATGATCTCGAAAGCGTTTACAGAAAGAGATCCCGATCATAACGGTCTTCATGACAGCTATGGACTGGCGTTAGCCGACTATCTGTGGTCTCCGGTGGTCGGTATAAAAGGGTTTATGGCGGGGTATGGCGCTTATCCGAATATATGGGTAGAGGATGGCAACGGGAGACTGGTCTTCGGCGGCATTCAGCCTGAAGTCAAGCAGGCGCTACTGGCTCTGCAGGCCATGTACCGTCAGGAGCAGCTAGACCCTGAATTTGCGTGGAAGGATGGCAATAAAGCGAAGTCTCTCATCGCCCAGGGCAAGATTGGCATGATGTATGGTGAACAGTGGGGTTCGTTCTTTGTTCAGCCTAGTCGGGAAGCAGACCCGCAGGCCGATTGGAGAGCGTATCCGATCGTGTCTGTAAGCGGAGAAGCGCCCAAAATTCCTCTGATGCAGCAGACAGGACATTTTTATGCGGTGAAAAAGGACTATCCACATCCCGAAGCGATCGTGAAGCTGTTCAACTTGCATCTGGAGAAAAATTGGGGCAAGACGGCGGAATACGATACCTATTACAGTACCCCCTATCCCGCATGGCAGTTGTCCCCGGTTACGCCATACCCGCCGAAGAAAAATCTGACGGCTTATCTGGAGCTGGAGCAGTATCGTCGTTCAGGGGATAACAACAACCTAAATGGCGAGGCCCGGGCGATTCAGAACAAATTGGATCAGTATTACTCAAGCAGGGGAGTCAGCAGCACCGGTTGGGGATGGGAGCGTACCTATGGTCCCGGCGGGGCATTTTCCATATTGGATCAATACGAGCAGAATGGTCAACTGCTGTATGACCTCTATGCGGGGCCGATCACAGAGGCGATGATCGAGCGGCAGGAGATGCTGAGCAATCTACAGCATGAAGCCTACATTAACATTATACTGGGCGATCCGATCGAGGAGTTCGACCAGTTTGTAGAAGAATGGAATAATTTGGGCGGAGAAAGGATGACCAGAGAAGTCAATCAGTGGTATGAGGGAAATAAGCGGTCATAG
- a CDS encoding helix-turn-helix transcriptional regulator — protein sequence MLNVLLVDPNHRTRIRLEQMLDWKRWGFCVDGSLEDYAKADALIKQQPFSLILIHIQPNYSASLQLCQHIRQYSHMPIVLVGETADHRLLYRALAYQIGHCVSSPLDKDKLTSTLLRLKSDLAAGEASNTQQPSQHIHQMEFRKPSSNEIITIIKSYVQLEMHRNVTLKSISSLLHFNSAYLGQLFKQHENMSFNDYLLQQRMEHAKLLLAKTNLRIYQIANKVGYTEMDWFYKKFKEYTGASANEYRKQVSDSA from the coding sequence ATGCTTAACGTGCTGCTTGTCGATCCTAACCATCGCACGAGAATTCGCCTGGAGCAGATGCTGGATTGGAAGCGTTGGGGGTTTTGTGTGGATGGGTCGCTGGAGGATTATGCGAAGGCCGATGCCCTGATCAAGCAACAGCCATTTTCATTGATCCTGATCCATATTCAGCCCAATTATAGCGCTAGCCTGCAATTATGCCAGCACATTCGCCAGTACAGCCACATGCCGATTGTTCTTGTAGGAGAGACCGCCGACCACCGGCTGCTGTACAGAGCACTCGCGTACCAGATCGGCCATTGTGTGTCCTCTCCGCTGGATAAGGACAAGCTAACCTCCACCCTGCTAAGGCTGAAGAGCGACCTGGCTGCCGGCGAAGCTTCCAATACCCAGCAACCATCGCAGCACATACACCAGATGGAATTCCGCAAGCCCTCATCCAACGAGATTATCACCATCATCAAATCCTATGTACAACTGGAGATGCATCGTAATGTCACCTTGAAGAGCATATCCAGCCTGCTTCATTTTAATAGCGCTTACTTAGGTCAGTTATTTAAGCAGCATGAGAATATGAGCTTCAACGACTATCTGCTTCAGCAGCGAATGGAGCATGCTAAGCTCCTGCTAGCCAAGACCAATCTGCGCATCTATCAGATCGCCAACAAGGTCGGCTATACCGAGATGGACTGGTTCTATAAAAAGTTCAAGGAATATACCGGCGCCAGCGCCAATGAATACCGTAAGCAGGTCTCAGATTCGGCGTAA
- a CDS encoding LolA family protein has translation MRRIKWIAVAIVIVSLLLAGCGTKDAESVVKDLGKVVSDLQSYKGTGTMKLLTGQQPLEYQVEVWYQKPEFYRIALKNKEKDISQIVLRNDDGVFVLTPHLNKSFRFQSDWPKNQGQVYLYQTLVQSILLDNSRQFTMENESYVFDVMANYQNGALARQKIWLSKSDYRPDHVQVSDANGTVVVEVTFDSFEFGTSFEDNAFDMNKNMEAATREYEDSKGQQGQATLEPQEGGEQPDGVKPEDGAASDSEGALTPDEVQQPQPEQQGGEEGAGEQASSGEASAGADELVLMEPTYMPEGVALKDMDDIVYGGNNGVMLRYSGTYDYTLIQTHPKDKATALVPSSTIDLGFTIGFVTGEEQRTLTWISDGMEYRLTSANLPDSEMVKVAQSVQLMEK, from the coding sequence ATGCGTCGCATCAAATGGATCGCAGTTGCTATCGTTATTGTATCGCTGCTGCTGGCCGGCTGCGGAACGAAGGATGCTGAATCGGTAGTCAAGGACTTGGGAAAAGTGGTAAGCGATCTGCAGAGCTACAAAGGAACAGGGACAATGAAGCTGCTGACCGGACAGCAGCCATTGGAATATCAGGTTGAGGTATGGTATCAGAAGCCTGAATTTTACCGAATTGCATTGAAGAACAAGGAGAAGGACATCTCGCAAATTGTGCTGCGCAACGATGACGGCGTCTTCGTCCTTACCCCGCATCTGAACAAAAGCTTCCGCTTCCAGAGCGATTGGCCGAAAAATCAAGGCCAGGTCTATCTGTACCAGACGCTGGTGCAGAGCATTCTGCTGGATAACTCCAGACAGTTCACGATGGAAAATGAGTCCTACGTATTCGATGTGATGGCCAATTACCAGAATGGTGCGCTTGCCCGGCAAAAAATATGGCTGAGCAAATCAGATTATCGCCCGGATCACGTGCAGGTGAGCGATGCCAACGGCACCGTCGTCGTCGAGGTGACGTTCGATTCCTTTGAATTTGGAACAAGCTTCGAGGACAATGCCTTTGATATGAACAAAAATATGGAGGCGGCCACTCGCGAGTATGAGGATAGCAAGGGACAGCAAGGGCAAGCCACGCTCGAGCCACAGGAGGGAGGCGAGCAGCCAGATGGAGTGAAGCCGGAGGATGGCGCAGCGAGCGATAGCGAGGGCGCTCTGACGCCGGATGAGGTGCAGCAGCCGCAGCCCGAGCAGCAAGGCGGCGAGGAGGGAGCCGGGGAGCAGGCGAGCAGCGGCGAAGCGTCGGCTGGAGCGGACGAACTGGTGCTGATGGAGCCGACCTATATGCCGGAAGGGGTAGCGCTCAAGGATATGGATGACATCGTCTACGGCGGCAACAATGGCGTCATGCTGCGCTATAGCGGCACCTACGACTATACCCTTATCCAGACGCATCCCAAGGATAAAGCAACGGCATTGGTACCCAGCTCGACCATCGATCTTGGCTTTACGATCGGCTTTGTTACTGGGGAGGAGCAGCGTACACTGACCTGGATCTCGGATGGGATGGAGTATCGCCTGACGAGCGCCAATCTGCCGGATTCGGAGATGGTCAAGGTTGCCCAATCTGTCCAATTGATGGAGAAATAA
- a CDS encoding CopG family ribbon-helix-helix protein, protein MANMQNTKRIMISLPDHLLQEVDGIVARENSNRSEFIRQAMRLYLIERKKRQIRESMQRGYLEMAKINLNMASEAFQAEEDADSTLGRLVSGV, encoded by the coding sequence GTGGCCAATATGCAGAACACCAAAAGAATCATGATTAGCTTGCCGGATCACTTGCTACAGGAAGTGGACGGAATTGTGGCAAGAGAAAATTCGAATCGAAGCGAGTTTATCCGGCAGGCCATGAGGCTGTATTTGATTGAGCGTAAAAAGCGGCAGATCAGGGAATCGATGCAGCGGGGTTATCTGGAGATGGCAAAAATCAACTTGAATATGGCCTCGGAAGCCTTTCAAGCGGAGGAAGATGCCGACAGCACGCTCGGCCGTCTTGTAAGCGGGGTGTAG
- a CDS encoding sensor histidine kinase, translated as MFKTPAVSMGNTIFVRLALIYLIVIMPIIALGLYLYNWSYHNASQDLSRATTTQLAYYLEDLSREMEWMELQQYDILEDNELTRLAVTWEMMSNVERRSGLNHIRQRLTSFKNSSAFIKNVYVHVRSAHKTVSALHGVGAFNAAQYEHFRKVTAAEDQRLIWEGNTLHLSAVRLSASKEEKPLFVVQIELDREKLRHSLQQFQLYPESQSFLLSQSTGFVLLSDEKAAPIYEGYASELMSLGEQPEALQINGEHYHLDQAYSEKLGLSVVTYLPEATVKRPLNKFYSWAWLFAVASLAAVIIFSYSTYKYIHKPLLLLVQGFRRMEGGTLDIPIQHEQKDEFGYLFHRFNHMLRKLNSLIEQDFKQKMMMQKAELKQLQSQINPHFLYNSFFILNSLSKTGDLERIEQFTEMLGEYFRFITRNGEDFVTLQEEVHHSRMYTEIQKLRFSRRIRVQFDEVPSELASIRVPRLILQPIIENAYEHSLEKATEQGQLMITFGQDSTSMRITVENSGEFSVEELERLQKLLLYPDLPDEMTGMINIHRRLQLCYAEGSGLWLSRSRLNGLRVDIVIQLQGGTKDV; from the coding sequence TTGTTTAAGACTCCCGCAGTGTCTATGGGCAACACGATATTTGTCCGACTCGCGTTAATATATCTGATCGTGATTATGCCGATCATTGCGCTGGGTCTGTATCTCTATAACTGGAGCTATCATAATGCCAGTCAAGATTTATCGCGGGCTACAACGACTCAACTGGCCTATTATCTGGAGGATTTAAGCCGGGAAATGGAATGGATGGAGCTTCAGCAATACGATATCCTGGAGGATAATGAGCTGACGAGGCTGGCTGTAACATGGGAGATGATGAGCAATGTGGAACGACGTTCTGGCCTGAACCATATTCGGCAGCGGCTGACCTCCTTCAAGAATAGCAGCGCATTTATCAAAAATGTCTATGTGCATGTTCGGAGTGCACATAAAACGGTGTCCGCTTTACATGGTGTGGGTGCATTCAATGCGGCGCAATATGAGCATTTCCGCAAGGTTACCGCTGCTGAGGATCAGCGGCTGATCTGGGAGGGCAATACGTTGCATCTCAGTGCAGTCAGACTCAGCGCCAGCAAGGAGGAGAAGCCCTTGTTCGTCGTCCAGATCGAGCTGGATCGGGAGAAGCTCAGGCATTCGCTGCAGCAGTTCCAGCTCTACCCGGAGAGCCAGTCCTTCCTGTTATCGCAATCGACGGGCTTCGTGCTATTGAGCGATGAGAAGGCGGCTCCGATCTATGAGGGCTATGCGAGTGAGCTCATGTCCTTGGGAGAGCAGCCAGAAGCGTTGCAGATCAATGGCGAACACTATCATCTGGATCAGGCCTATTCGGAGAAGCTGGGATTGTCGGTTGTGACGTATTTGCCTGAGGCGACGGTGAAGCGACCGCTTAACAAGTTCTACAGTTGGGCCTGGCTGTTCGCGGTTGCTTCACTGGCCGCCGTTATTATCTTTTCTTATTCAACCTACAAGTATATCCATAAACCGTTGCTGCTGCTCGTCCAGGGCTTTCGCCGGATGGAGGGAGGAACGCTGGATATTCCAATTCAGCATGAGCAGAAGGATGAGTTCGGCTATCTGTTCCACCGCTTTAATCATATGCTTCGCAAGCTGAACAGTCTGATTGAGCAAGATTTCAAGCAGAAGATGATGATGCAGAAGGCAGAGCTGAAGCAGTTGCAGTCGCAGATTAATCCGCATTTTCTGTATAACAGCTTCTTTATTCTCAACTCGTTGAGCAAGACCGGGGATCTGGAGCGGATCGAGCAGTTTACCGAGATGCTAGGCGAATACTTTCGCTTCATTACCCGCAATGGGGAAGACTTTGTGACGCTGCAGGAGGAGGTTCATCACTCCCGCATGTATACAGAAATTCAGAAGCTCCGGTTCTCGCGCCGCATTCGTGTGCAATTTGATGAAGTGCCCTCTGAGTTGGCATCTATACGTGTCCCGCGTCTCATATTGCAGCCGATCATAGAGAATGCCTATGAGCATAGTCTGGAGAAGGCGACGGAGCAAGGACAACTGATGATCACCTTCGGACAGGATTCCACCAGCATGCGCATAACCGTCGAGAACAGCGGCGAGTTTAGCGTTGAGGAGCTTGAGCGGCTGCAGAAGCTGCTGCTCTATCCCGATCTGCCGGATGAGATGACGGGCATGATTAATATTCACCGCCGCCTGCAGCTATGCTACGCCGAGGGCAGCGGCTTGTGGCTGTCGAGAAGCCGTCTGAATGGTCTGAGGGTTGATATTGTAATTCAGTTACAGGGGGGAACGAAGGATGTATAG